In one window of Balaenoptera musculus isolate JJ_BM4_2016_0621 chromosome 10, mBalMus1.pri.v3, whole genome shotgun sequence DNA:
- the LOC118901897 gene encoding tubulin alpha-1C chain — protein sequence MRECISIHVGQAGVQIGNACWELYCLEHGIQPNGQMPSDKTIGGGDDSFNTFFSETGAGKHVPRAVFVDLEPTVIDEVRTGTYRQLFHPEQLITGKEDAANNYARGHYTIGKEIIDLVLDRIRKLADQCTGLQGFLVFHSFGGGTGSGFTSLLMERLSVDYGKKSKLEFSIYPAPQVSTAVVEPYNSILTTHTTLEHSDCAFMVDNEAIYDICRRNLDIERPTYTNLNRLMSQIVSSITASLRFDGALNVDLTEFQTNLVPYPRIHFPLATYAPVISAEKAYHEQLTVAEITNACFEPANQMVKCDPRHGKYMACCLLYRGDVVPKDVNAAIATIKTKRSIQFVDWCPTGFKVGINYQPPTAVPGGDLAKVQRAVCMLSNTTAIAEAWARLDHKFDLMYAKRAFVHWYVGEGMEEGEFSEAREDMAALEKDYEEVGADSVEGEEEGEEY from the exons CGTGAGTGCATCTCCATCCACGTTGGCCAGGCTGGTGTCCAGATCGGCAATGCCTGCTGGGAGCTCTACTGCCTGGAACATGGCATCCAGCCCAATGGCCAGATGCCAAGTGACAAGACTATTGGGGGAGGAGATGACTCCTTCAACACCTTCTTCAGTGAGACAGGCGCTGGCAAGCATGTGCCCAGGGCAGTGTTTGTAGACCTGGAACCCACGGTCATTG ATGAAGTTCGCACTGGCACCTACCGCCAGCTCTTCCACCCTGAGCAGCTCATCACAGGCAAGGAAGATGCTGCCAATAACTATGCCCGCGGTCACTACACCATTGGCAAGGAGATCATTGACCTCGTCTTGGACCGAATTCGGAAACTG GCTGACCAGTGCACAGGTCTTCAGGGCTTCTTGGTTTTCCACAGCTTTGGTGGGGGAACTGGTTCTGGGTTCACCTCCCTGCTGATGGAACGTCTCTCTGTTGATTATGGCAAGAAGTCCAAGCTGGAGTTCTCCATTTACCCAGCCCCTCAGGTTTCCACAGCTGTAGTTGAGCCCTACAATTCCATCCTCACCACCCACACCACCCTGGAGCACTCTGATTGTGCCTTCATGGTAGACAATGAGGCCATCTATGACATCTGTCGTAGAAACCTCGATATTGAGCGCCCAACATACACTAATCTTAACCGCCTCATGAGCCAGATTGTGTCCTCCATCACCGCTTCCCTGAGGTTTGATGGAGCCCTGAATGTTGATCTGACAGAATTCCAGACCAATCTGGTGCCCTATCCCCGCATCCACTTCCCTCTGGCCACATATGCCCCTGTTATCTCTGCTGAGAAAGCCTACCATGAACAGCTTACTGTAGCAGAGATCACCAATGCTTGCTTTGAGCCGGCCAACCAGATGGTGAAATGTGACCCTCGCCATGGTAAATACATGGCTTGCTGCCTGTTGTACCGTGGCGACGTGGTTCCCAAAGATGTCAATGCTGCCATTGCCACCATCAAGACCAAGCGCAGTATCCAGTTTGTGGACTGGTGCCCCACTGGCTTCAAAGTTGGCATTAATTACCAGCCTCCCACTGCGGTACCTGGTGGGGACCTGGCCAAAGTACAGCGAGCTGTGTGCATGCTGAGCAACACCACAGCCATCGCTGAGGCCTGGGCTCGCCTGGACCACAAGTTTGACCTGATGTATGCCAAGCGTGCCTTTGTTCACTGGTACGTGGGTGAGGGCATGGAGGAAGGAGAGTTTTCTGAGGCCCGTGAGGATATGGCTGCCCTTGAGAAAGATTATGAGGAGGTTGGAGCTGATAGTgttgagggagaggaggagggtgaaGAATATTAA
- the PRPH gene encoding peripherin isoform X2 — MPPRARRAIKPPRSGLRLLPSARTSSASGDCPSSAAMSHPSGLRSGVSSTYYRRAFGPPPSLSPGAFSYSSSSRFSSSRLLGSASPGSSVRLGSFRSPRAGAGALLRLPSERLDFSMAEALNQEFLATRSNEKQELQELNDRFANFIEKVRFLEQQNAALRGELSQARGQEPARTDQLCQQELRELRRELELLGRERDRVQVERDGLAEDLAALKQRLEEETRKREDAEHSLVLFRKDVDDATLSRLELERKIESLMDEIEFLKKLHEEELRDLQMSVESQQVQQVEVEATVKPELTAALRDIRAQYESIAAKNLQEAEEWYKSKYADLSDAANRNHEALRQAKQEMNESRRQIQSLTCEVDGLRGTNEALLRQLRELEEQFALEAGGYQAGTARLEEELRQLKEEMARHLREYQELLNVKMALDIEIATYRKLLEGEESRISVPVHSFASLSIKTTVPEVEPPQESHSRKMVLIKTIETRNGEQVVTESHKEQRSELDKSSTHSY; from the exons ATGCCCCCACGAGCCCGCAGGGCTATAAAGCCGCCTCGCAGCGGTTTGCGGCTCCTTCCCAGCGCCCGGACAAGCTCTGCCAGCGGTGACTGCCCATCCTCGGCCGCCATGAGCCACCCGTCGGGCCTCCGGTCCGGCGTCAGTTCCACCTACTACCGCCGCGCCTTCGGGCCACCGCCCTCGCTGTCCCCGGGGGCCTTCTCCTACTCTTCCAGCTCCCGCTTCTCGAGCAGCCGCCTGCTGGGCTCGGCGTCCCCCGGCTCCTCCGTGCGCCTGGGCAGCTTCCGCAGTCCCCGGGCGGGCGCGGGCGCCCTCCTGCGCCTGCCCTCGGAGCGCCTCGACTTCTCCATGGCCGAGGCCCTCAACCAGGAGTTCCtggccacgcgcagcaacgagaAGCAGGAGCTGCAGGAGCTCAACGACCGCTTCGCCAACTTCATCGAGAAGGTGCGCTTCCTGGAGCAGCAGAACGCGGCCTTGCGCGGGGAGCTGAGCCAGGCCCGGGGCCAGGAGCCGGCGCGCACCGACCAGCTGTGCCAGCAGGAGCTGCGCGAGCTGCGGAGGGAGCTAGAGCTGCTGGGCCGCGAGCGCGACCGGGTGCAGGTGGAGCGCGACGGGCTGGCGGAGGACCTGGCGGCGCTCAAGCAGAG GTTGGAGGAGGAGACTCGCAAGCGCGAGGATGCGGAGCACAGCCTCGTGCTTTTCCGTAAG GACGTGGACGACGCCACCCTGTCCCGCCTGGAGCTAGAGCGCAAGATTGAGTCTCTGATGGATGAGATTGAGTTCCTCAAGAAGCTGCACGAGGAG GAGCTGAGAGACCTGCAGATGAGCGTGGAGAGCCAGCAGGTGCAGCAGGTCGAGGTGGAGGCGACCGTGAAGCCCGAGCTGACGGCGGCGCTGAGGGACATCCGTGCCCAGTACGAGAGCATCGCGGCGAAGAACCTGCAGGAAGCAGAAGAGTGGTACAAGTCCAAG TACGCGGACCTGTCCGACGCCGCCAACCGGAACCACGAGGCCCTGCGCCAGGCCAAGCAGGAGATGAACGAGTCGCGACGCCAGATCCAGAGCCTGACGTGCGAGGTGGACGGGCTTCGCGGCACG aacGAGGCGCTGCTCAGACAGCTGCGGGAGCTGGAGGAGCAGTTTGCCCTGGAAGCTGGCGGGTACCAGGCGGGCACCGCACGGCTCGAGGAGGAGCTGCGGCAGCTAAAGGAGGAGATGGCGCGACACCTGCGGGAGTACCAGGAGCTCCTCAACGTCAAGATGGCCCTGGACATCGAGATCGCCACCTACCGGAAGCTACTTGAGGGCGAGGAGAGCCG GATCTCCGTGCCAGTCCATTCCTTTGCATCCTTAAGTATAAAGACGACTG TGCCTGAGGTGGAGCCTCCCCAGGAGAGCCACAGCCGGAAGATGGTTCTGATCAAGACCATTGAGACCCGGAATGGGGAG CAGGTGGTGACAGAGTCTCACAAGGAGCAGCGCAGTGAGCTGGACAAGTCTTCTACTCACAGCTACTGA
- the PRPH gene encoding peripherin isoform X1, whose amino-acid sequence MPPRARRAIKPPRSGLRLLPSARTSSASGDCPSSAAMSHPSGLRSGVSSTYYRRAFGPPPSLSPGAFSYSSSSRFSSSRLLGSASPGSSVRLGSFRSPRAGAGALLRLPSERLDFSMAEALNQEFLATRSNEKQELQELNDRFANFIEKVRFLEQQNAALRGELSQARGQEPARTDQLCQQELRELRRELELLGRERDRVQVERDGLAEDLAALKQRLEEETRKREDAEHSLVLFRKDVDDATLSRLELERKIESLMDEIEFLKKLHEEELRDLQMSVESQQVQQVEVEATVKPELTAALRDIRAQYESIAAKNLQEAEEWYKSKYADLSDAANRNHEALRQAKQEMNESRRQIQSLTCEVDGLRGTNEALLRQLRELEEQFALEAGGYQAGTARLEEELRQLKEEMARHLREYQELLNVKMALDIEIATYRKLLEGEESRISVPVHSFASLSIKTTGESFTSDFQLSVPLSISALAGLLLWLCSRTDSLRELLSPGLHSPSLLRICPSPPLPHLPDGVRA is encoded by the exons ATGCCCCCACGAGCCCGCAGGGCTATAAAGCCGCCTCGCAGCGGTTTGCGGCTCCTTCCCAGCGCCCGGACAAGCTCTGCCAGCGGTGACTGCCCATCCTCGGCCGCCATGAGCCACCCGTCGGGCCTCCGGTCCGGCGTCAGTTCCACCTACTACCGCCGCGCCTTCGGGCCACCGCCCTCGCTGTCCCCGGGGGCCTTCTCCTACTCTTCCAGCTCCCGCTTCTCGAGCAGCCGCCTGCTGGGCTCGGCGTCCCCCGGCTCCTCCGTGCGCCTGGGCAGCTTCCGCAGTCCCCGGGCGGGCGCGGGCGCCCTCCTGCGCCTGCCCTCGGAGCGCCTCGACTTCTCCATGGCCGAGGCCCTCAACCAGGAGTTCCtggccacgcgcagcaacgagaAGCAGGAGCTGCAGGAGCTCAACGACCGCTTCGCCAACTTCATCGAGAAGGTGCGCTTCCTGGAGCAGCAGAACGCGGCCTTGCGCGGGGAGCTGAGCCAGGCCCGGGGCCAGGAGCCGGCGCGCACCGACCAGCTGTGCCAGCAGGAGCTGCGCGAGCTGCGGAGGGAGCTAGAGCTGCTGGGCCGCGAGCGCGACCGGGTGCAGGTGGAGCGCGACGGGCTGGCGGAGGACCTGGCGGCGCTCAAGCAGAG GTTGGAGGAGGAGACTCGCAAGCGCGAGGATGCGGAGCACAGCCTCGTGCTTTTCCGTAAG GACGTGGACGACGCCACCCTGTCCCGCCTGGAGCTAGAGCGCAAGATTGAGTCTCTGATGGATGAGATTGAGTTCCTCAAGAAGCTGCACGAGGAG GAGCTGAGAGACCTGCAGATGAGCGTGGAGAGCCAGCAGGTGCAGCAGGTCGAGGTGGAGGCGACCGTGAAGCCCGAGCTGACGGCGGCGCTGAGGGACATCCGTGCCCAGTACGAGAGCATCGCGGCGAAGAACCTGCAGGAAGCAGAAGAGTGGTACAAGTCCAAG TACGCGGACCTGTCCGACGCCGCCAACCGGAACCACGAGGCCCTGCGCCAGGCCAAGCAGGAGATGAACGAGTCGCGACGCCAGATCCAGAGCCTGACGTGCGAGGTGGACGGGCTTCGCGGCACG aacGAGGCGCTGCTCAGACAGCTGCGGGAGCTGGAGGAGCAGTTTGCCCTGGAAGCTGGCGGGTACCAGGCGGGCACCGCACGGCTCGAGGAGGAGCTGCGGCAGCTAAAGGAGGAGATGGCGCGACACCTGCGGGAGTACCAGGAGCTCCTCAACGTCAAGATGGCCCTGGACATCGAGATCGCCACCTACCGGAAGCTACTTGAGGGCGAGGAGAGCCG GATCTCCGTGCCAGTCCATTCCTTTGCATCCTTAAGTATAAAGACGACTGGTGAGTCTTTCACGTCTGACTTCCAACTGTCTGTCCCCTTGTCCATTTCTGCCCTGGCTGGACTCTTACTATGGCTCTGCTCAAGGACTGATTCTCTCCGTGAACTTCTGAGTCCTGGTCTACACTCGCCTTCGCTCCTCAggatctgcccctccccacccctccctcacctcccagacGGAGTGAGGgcttaa
- the PRPH gene encoding peripherin isoform X4 — translation MPPRARRAIKPPRSGLRLLPSARTSSASGDCPSSAAMSHPSGLRSGVSSTYYRRAFGPPPSLSPGAFSYSSSSRFSSSRLLGSASPGSSVRLGSFRSPRAGAGALLRLPSERLDFSMAEALNQEFLATRSNEKQELQELNDRFANFIEKVRFLEQQNAALRGELSQARGQEPARTDQLCQQELRELRRELELLGRERDRVQVERDGLAEDLAALKQRLEEETRKREDAEHSLVLFRKELRDLQMSVESQQVQQVEVEATVKPELTAALRDIRAQYESIAAKNLQEAEEWYKSKYADLSDAANRNHEALRQAKQEMNESRRQIQSLTCEVDGLRGTNEALLRQLRELEEQFALEAGGYQAGTARLEEELRQLKEEMARHLREYQELLNVKMALDIEIATYRKLLEGEESRISVPVHSFASLSIKTTGESFTSDFQLSVPLSISALAGLLLWLCSRTDSLRELLSPGLHSPSLLRICPSPPLPHLPDGVRA, via the exons ATGCCCCCACGAGCCCGCAGGGCTATAAAGCCGCCTCGCAGCGGTTTGCGGCTCCTTCCCAGCGCCCGGACAAGCTCTGCCAGCGGTGACTGCCCATCCTCGGCCGCCATGAGCCACCCGTCGGGCCTCCGGTCCGGCGTCAGTTCCACCTACTACCGCCGCGCCTTCGGGCCACCGCCCTCGCTGTCCCCGGGGGCCTTCTCCTACTCTTCCAGCTCCCGCTTCTCGAGCAGCCGCCTGCTGGGCTCGGCGTCCCCCGGCTCCTCCGTGCGCCTGGGCAGCTTCCGCAGTCCCCGGGCGGGCGCGGGCGCCCTCCTGCGCCTGCCCTCGGAGCGCCTCGACTTCTCCATGGCCGAGGCCCTCAACCAGGAGTTCCtggccacgcgcagcaacgagaAGCAGGAGCTGCAGGAGCTCAACGACCGCTTCGCCAACTTCATCGAGAAGGTGCGCTTCCTGGAGCAGCAGAACGCGGCCTTGCGCGGGGAGCTGAGCCAGGCCCGGGGCCAGGAGCCGGCGCGCACCGACCAGCTGTGCCAGCAGGAGCTGCGCGAGCTGCGGAGGGAGCTAGAGCTGCTGGGCCGCGAGCGCGACCGGGTGCAGGTGGAGCGCGACGGGCTGGCGGAGGACCTGGCGGCGCTCAAGCAGAG GTTGGAGGAGGAGACTCGCAAGCGCGAGGATGCGGAGCACAGCCTCGTGCTTTTCCGTAAG GAGCTGAGAGACCTGCAGATGAGCGTGGAGAGCCAGCAGGTGCAGCAGGTCGAGGTGGAGGCGACCGTGAAGCCCGAGCTGACGGCGGCGCTGAGGGACATCCGTGCCCAGTACGAGAGCATCGCGGCGAAGAACCTGCAGGAAGCAGAAGAGTGGTACAAGTCCAAG TACGCGGACCTGTCCGACGCCGCCAACCGGAACCACGAGGCCCTGCGCCAGGCCAAGCAGGAGATGAACGAGTCGCGACGCCAGATCCAGAGCCTGACGTGCGAGGTGGACGGGCTTCGCGGCACG aacGAGGCGCTGCTCAGACAGCTGCGGGAGCTGGAGGAGCAGTTTGCCCTGGAAGCTGGCGGGTACCAGGCGGGCACCGCACGGCTCGAGGAGGAGCTGCGGCAGCTAAAGGAGGAGATGGCGCGACACCTGCGGGAGTACCAGGAGCTCCTCAACGTCAAGATGGCCCTGGACATCGAGATCGCCACCTACCGGAAGCTACTTGAGGGCGAGGAGAGCCG GATCTCCGTGCCAGTCCATTCCTTTGCATCCTTAAGTATAAAGACGACTGGTGAGTCTTTCACGTCTGACTTCCAACTGTCTGTCCCCTTGTCCATTTCTGCCCTGGCTGGACTCTTACTATGGCTCTGCTCAAGGACTGATTCTCTCCGTGAACTTCTGAGTCCTGGTCTACACTCGCCTTCGCTCCTCAggatctgcccctccccacccctccctcacctcccagacGGAGTGAGGgcttaa
- the PRPH gene encoding peripherin isoform X5 has product MPPRARRAIKPPRSGLRLLPSARTSSASGDCPSSAAMSHPSGLRSGVSSTYYRRAFGPPPSLSPGAFSYSSSSRFSSSRLLGSASPGSSVRLGSFRSPRAGAGALLRLPSERLDFSMAEALNQEFLATRSNEKQELQELNDRFANFIEKVRFLEQQNAALRGELSQARGQEPARTDQLCQQELRELRRELELLGRERDRVQVERDGLAEDLAALKQRLEEETRKREDAEHSLVLFRKDVDDATLSRLELERKIESLMDEIEFLKKLHEEELRDLQMSVESQQVQQVEVEATVKPELTAALRDIRAQYESIAAKNLQEAEEWYKSKYADLSDAANRNHEALRQAKQEMNESRRQIQSLTCEVDGLRGTNEALLRQLRELEEQFALEAGGYQAGTARLEEELRQLKEEMARHLREYQELLNVKMALDIEIATYRKLLEGEESRFYCKPQETRRHLQNLAAKINTQVHCYKFYFSHKCKTQFC; this is encoded by the exons ATGCCCCCACGAGCCCGCAGGGCTATAAAGCCGCCTCGCAGCGGTTTGCGGCTCCTTCCCAGCGCCCGGACAAGCTCTGCCAGCGGTGACTGCCCATCCTCGGCCGCCATGAGCCACCCGTCGGGCCTCCGGTCCGGCGTCAGTTCCACCTACTACCGCCGCGCCTTCGGGCCACCGCCCTCGCTGTCCCCGGGGGCCTTCTCCTACTCTTCCAGCTCCCGCTTCTCGAGCAGCCGCCTGCTGGGCTCGGCGTCCCCCGGCTCCTCCGTGCGCCTGGGCAGCTTCCGCAGTCCCCGGGCGGGCGCGGGCGCCCTCCTGCGCCTGCCCTCGGAGCGCCTCGACTTCTCCATGGCCGAGGCCCTCAACCAGGAGTTCCtggccacgcgcagcaacgagaAGCAGGAGCTGCAGGAGCTCAACGACCGCTTCGCCAACTTCATCGAGAAGGTGCGCTTCCTGGAGCAGCAGAACGCGGCCTTGCGCGGGGAGCTGAGCCAGGCCCGGGGCCAGGAGCCGGCGCGCACCGACCAGCTGTGCCAGCAGGAGCTGCGCGAGCTGCGGAGGGAGCTAGAGCTGCTGGGCCGCGAGCGCGACCGGGTGCAGGTGGAGCGCGACGGGCTGGCGGAGGACCTGGCGGCGCTCAAGCAGAG GTTGGAGGAGGAGACTCGCAAGCGCGAGGATGCGGAGCACAGCCTCGTGCTTTTCCGTAAG GACGTGGACGACGCCACCCTGTCCCGCCTGGAGCTAGAGCGCAAGATTGAGTCTCTGATGGATGAGATTGAGTTCCTCAAGAAGCTGCACGAGGAG GAGCTGAGAGACCTGCAGATGAGCGTGGAGAGCCAGCAGGTGCAGCAGGTCGAGGTGGAGGCGACCGTGAAGCCCGAGCTGACGGCGGCGCTGAGGGACATCCGTGCCCAGTACGAGAGCATCGCGGCGAAGAACCTGCAGGAAGCAGAAGAGTGGTACAAGTCCAAG TACGCGGACCTGTCCGACGCCGCCAACCGGAACCACGAGGCCCTGCGCCAGGCCAAGCAGGAGATGAACGAGTCGCGACGCCAGATCCAGAGCCTGACGTGCGAGGTGGACGGGCTTCGCGGCACG aacGAGGCGCTGCTCAGACAGCTGCGGGAGCTGGAGGAGCAGTTTGCCCTGGAAGCTGGCGGGTACCAGGCGGGCACCGCACGGCTCGAGGAGGAGCTGCGGCAGCTAAAGGAGGAGATGGCGCGACACCTGCGGGAGTACCAGGAGCTCCTCAACGTCAAGATGGCCCTGGACATCGAGATCGCCACCTACCGGAAGCTACTTGAGGGCGAGGAGAGCCG ATTTTACTGTAAGCCACAAGAAACCAGACGCCACCTTCAAAACTTGGCAGCAAAGATAAATACCCAAGTTCATTGTTACAAATTCTACTTTTCGCATAAATGTAAGACTCAATTCTGCTAA
- the PRPH gene encoding peripherin isoform X3 — MPPRARRAIKPPRSGLRLLPSARTSSASGDCPSSAAMSHPSGLRSGVSSTYYRRAFGPPPSLSPGAFSYSSSSRFSSSRLLGSASPGSSVRLGSFRSPRAGAGALLRLPSERLDFSMAEALNQEFLATRSNEKQELQELNDRFANFIEKVRFLEQQNAALRGELSQARGQEPARTDQLCQQELRELRRELELLGRERDRVQVERDGLAEDLAALKQRLEEETRKREDAEHSLVLFRKDVDDATLSRLELERKIESLMDEIEFLKKLHEEELRDLQMSVESQQVQQVEVEATVKPELTAALRDIRAQYESIAAKNLQEAEEWYKSKYADLSDAANRNHEALRQAKQEMNESRRQIQSLTCEVDGLRGTNEALLRQLRELEEQFALEAGGYQAGTARLEEELRQLKEEMARHLREYQELLNVKMALDIEIATYRKLLEGEESRISVPVHSFASLSIKTTVPEVEPPQESHSRKMVLIKTIETRNGEVVTESHKEQRSELDKSSTHSY; from the exons ATGCCCCCACGAGCCCGCAGGGCTATAAAGCCGCCTCGCAGCGGTTTGCGGCTCCTTCCCAGCGCCCGGACAAGCTCTGCCAGCGGTGACTGCCCATCCTCGGCCGCCATGAGCCACCCGTCGGGCCTCCGGTCCGGCGTCAGTTCCACCTACTACCGCCGCGCCTTCGGGCCACCGCCCTCGCTGTCCCCGGGGGCCTTCTCCTACTCTTCCAGCTCCCGCTTCTCGAGCAGCCGCCTGCTGGGCTCGGCGTCCCCCGGCTCCTCCGTGCGCCTGGGCAGCTTCCGCAGTCCCCGGGCGGGCGCGGGCGCCCTCCTGCGCCTGCCCTCGGAGCGCCTCGACTTCTCCATGGCCGAGGCCCTCAACCAGGAGTTCCtggccacgcgcagcaacgagaAGCAGGAGCTGCAGGAGCTCAACGACCGCTTCGCCAACTTCATCGAGAAGGTGCGCTTCCTGGAGCAGCAGAACGCGGCCTTGCGCGGGGAGCTGAGCCAGGCCCGGGGCCAGGAGCCGGCGCGCACCGACCAGCTGTGCCAGCAGGAGCTGCGCGAGCTGCGGAGGGAGCTAGAGCTGCTGGGCCGCGAGCGCGACCGGGTGCAGGTGGAGCGCGACGGGCTGGCGGAGGACCTGGCGGCGCTCAAGCAGAG GTTGGAGGAGGAGACTCGCAAGCGCGAGGATGCGGAGCACAGCCTCGTGCTTTTCCGTAAG GACGTGGACGACGCCACCCTGTCCCGCCTGGAGCTAGAGCGCAAGATTGAGTCTCTGATGGATGAGATTGAGTTCCTCAAGAAGCTGCACGAGGAG GAGCTGAGAGACCTGCAGATGAGCGTGGAGAGCCAGCAGGTGCAGCAGGTCGAGGTGGAGGCGACCGTGAAGCCCGAGCTGACGGCGGCGCTGAGGGACATCCGTGCCCAGTACGAGAGCATCGCGGCGAAGAACCTGCAGGAAGCAGAAGAGTGGTACAAGTCCAAG TACGCGGACCTGTCCGACGCCGCCAACCGGAACCACGAGGCCCTGCGCCAGGCCAAGCAGGAGATGAACGAGTCGCGACGCCAGATCCAGAGCCTGACGTGCGAGGTGGACGGGCTTCGCGGCACG aacGAGGCGCTGCTCAGACAGCTGCGGGAGCTGGAGGAGCAGTTTGCCCTGGAAGCTGGCGGGTACCAGGCGGGCACCGCACGGCTCGAGGAGGAGCTGCGGCAGCTAAAGGAGGAGATGGCGCGACACCTGCGGGAGTACCAGGAGCTCCTCAACGTCAAGATGGCCCTGGACATCGAGATCGCCACCTACCGGAAGCTACTTGAGGGCGAGGAGAGCCG GATCTCCGTGCCAGTCCATTCCTTTGCATCCTTAAGTATAAAGACGACTG TGCCTGAGGTGGAGCCTCCCCAGGAGAGCCACAGCCGGAAGATGGTTCTGATCAAGACCATTGAGACCCGGAATGGGGAG GTGGTGACAGAGTCTCACAAGGAGCAGCGCAGTGAGCTGGACAAGTCTTCTACTCACAGCTACTGA